The sequence TGGTCCAGATGTGGGTGGTTCCGCTGTATTTCACCATCAAACTGTACTGGTGGAGGTTTCTGTCCATGTGGGGGATGTTCTCCGTGGTCACCAGCTACGTCATCTTCAGAGCCACCCGCAAACCGCTGTCCTGCAGGACGCCCAGGTGAGTCTCCGCCCACGGACGTTCTCTCGGTTTAACTGCTTTGTTTATCATAATCATGAGCCGAACAAAGTAAAACTGACAAACTCAAGTAAAATATACACACTTCTAGGTAAACAGATTGAACTGGAGTACCAGCTGCTCCACTCTCATGTTTTTCTTGATCCAGGATGGTCTACAAGTGGTTCCTGCTGATCTACAAGCTGAGTTACGCCGTCGGGGTTCTAGGTTACCTGGCCATCATGTTCACCATGTTCGGCTTCAACGTTTTCTTCAGGTGAGTTTCTCCTCTGTGTCAGGAGATTAAAATAATCCAGGATCGAGATCGATGATGATCCCCCTGTGCAGGATAAAGGCGGAGGACTCCATGGACGTGGGCGTGATCATGCTGTTCTACGGTCTGTATTACGGCGTCATGGGGAGGGACTTTGCTGAGATCTGCTCCGACTACATGGCCTCCACGATCGGGGTGAAGCGGCGCTCATGCATCCCAGATGCAGCGAATCAATCTCTCTCAGTAACTCTGCTGTGTCTGCAGTACTACAGTAAGGGAGGAATGCCCAGCAGGAGCCTCTCCAACGACATCTGTGCCGTGTGCGGTCAGAGGATCCTGGTGGACGTGGAGGAGGAGGGCTTCATCGAAGACACCTACCAGCTCTCCTGCGGACACATGTATCCTCACACCGTAGATCCaatttgtttctgtaaaagaTCCGGATCGTACGCTAATATTTTGTTAGCTGATGGCTAACTTTGCATctactgaagatttttttgatttacttttttggattttagctaatattttagcaacatgctagctgttttggctaattttacatCTACTGTGATTTTTGtatgggctattttggagtttagctaata comes from Oryzias melastigma strain HK-1 unplaced genomic scaffold, ASM292280v2 sc01206, whole genome shotgun sequence and encodes:
- the LOC112142335 gene encoding RING finger protein 175, which produces MWVVPLYFTIKLYWWRFLSMWGMFSVVTSYVIFRATRKPLSCRTPRMVYKWFLLIYKLSYAVGVLGYLAIMFTMFGFNVFFRIKAEDSMDVGVIMLFYGLYYGVMGRDFAEICSDYMASTIGYYSKGGMPSRSLSNDICAVCGQRILVDVEEEGFIEDTYQLSCGHIFHEFCIRGWCIVGKKQTCPYCNEKVDLKRMMNNPWEKTH